In Brevibacillus brevis, a genomic segment contains:
- a CDS encoding efflux RND transporter periplasmic adaptor subunit produces MKKRASMIVATLMLVATGCGPAPEAPQQAEAKAKVVEVFRVQKEAAPVSLTVTGMVEAKRDAVLPFGTGGTISAISVTKGSKIGQGQLLATLDTKYYQKEVEVAASQVEEAAARKSQTLKGATSQAIEQQRLQVKSAQTRLDKARQDVAVGENLFVGGAISQSEINDRKRALSQAEIDLKNSQLALDELLRGAEPEDVAVANASIKQATGQVERAKKSLDDAKIEAPFAGTIVDVYKQTGEQASPGEQIIHLVDLSEVKVTLDVTNDLIAQFREKEKVQIVSGDGKKSPGTVTFVSPVVDKQTGKYRVEVTVANPDSYWRGGMTATVEVPRKVGGFLVPLESVGVSQSQHYVMAIENGLTVKKEVKAGQMVGDKIEILSGIKEGDQLLRSGITFYVEGQKVEARGE; encoded by the coding sequence GTGAAAAAACGAGCGTCAATGATCGTGGCTACCCTCATGTTGGTGGCGACCGGGTGCGGCCCGGCTCCAGAAGCGCCGCAGCAGGCAGAAGCAAAAGCGAAGGTAGTGGAAGTTTTCCGGGTACAAAAGGAGGCCGCTCCCGTATCCCTGACGGTGACAGGCATGGTGGAAGCCAAACGGGACGCCGTTCTCCCATTCGGAACGGGCGGCACGATCTCAGCCATTTCCGTCACGAAAGGCTCCAAAATCGGCCAAGGACAATTGCTGGCGACGTTGGATACCAAGTACTATCAAAAGGAAGTAGAAGTCGCAGCGAGCCAGGTGGAGGAAGCGGCCGCCCGCAAATCTCAGACGCTCAAGGGCGCTACGTCACAAGCCATCGAGCAGCAGCGCCTGCAAGTAAAAAGCGCGCAGACCAGGCTGGACAAAGCGCGTCAGGATGTCGCAGTCGGCGAAAACCTCTTCGTTGGCGGAGCTATTTCGCAAAGCGAAATAAATGACCGGAAGCGGGCGTTGAGCCAAGCGGAAATCGATTTGAAAAATTCGCAGCTTGCTTTGGATGAGCTTTTGCGAGGTGCGGAGCCTGAAGACGTGGCAGTTGCCAATGCTTCGATCAAACAGGCGACGGGACAGGTGGAGCGAGCGAAAAAAAGCCTGGACGATGCCAAGATCGAAGCTCCTTTCGCTGGAACGATCGTAGACGTATACAAACAGACAGGAGAACAAGCGTCCCCCGGCGAGCAAATCATTCATCTGGTCGATTTGTCGGAAGTAAAGGTCACACTGGATGTGACCAACGATCTGATCGCTCAATTCCGAGAGAAGGAAAAGGTGCAGATCGTATCGGGTGACGGCAAGAAAAGTCCGGGTACGGTGACATTCGTGTCTCCTGTCGTCGACAAGCAGACGGGCAAATATCGGGTAGAAGTGACGGTTGCCAACCCGGACAGCTACTGGCGCGGCGGAATGACGGCGACAGTCGAGGTGCCGAGAAAGGTCGGCGGGTTTCTGGTTCCTCTGGAGAGTGTCGGCGTAAGTCAGTCCCAGCATTACGTGATGGCCATTGAAAATGGCCTGACGGTGAAAAAGGAAGTCAAAGCTGGACAGATGGTTGGCGACAAGATTGAAATTTTGTCCGGAATCAAAGAAGGAGACCAGCTTTTGCGTTCCGGCATCACGTTTTACGTCGAGGGGCAAAAAGTAGAGGCGAGGGGAGAATAG
- a CDS encoding efflux RND transporter permease subunit → MNKMILFLLKRRLIVYLFTFLIVIAGIGSLFSFNVELVPKTNFPVLSVNISGGSIPPEEMEDKITKKIEQELKSIAEIKEYSSTTGSGSVNIRITAEEGKGDKVKTDVQNAVNRLRNGFPKSVDRVEVNQMNFGDDALIDYALVGADPQAMLSLAKTTIKDRIEAVPGVKEVEISDRSFENQIAVTLRPELLSAYRTTPAEVISQLQETNWKQAVGTLENTGFDTVVMVDDTYSTVQEMAELPIETPNGIVTLNQLATVEDLRGKVKDSVALTDGSVFIHMSVKRAEGSDLITTQGKVENVVREINAEANGQYQMKVMVEAVSYIQHAVTNLSRDVMIGGALAIIILFVFLRNWRVTLVIATTLPLSALMTFIAMKLGGYNIDMVTLLSLSLSVGLIVDAAIVVLESIYHFREKGETLTQAIVKGTREVLTPVFTSQLTIIIVFLPLVFADFEDWLKPILATIAFTVSSAIIASTIAAFFFVPVFSDRFLQKDKKISLEGEAKEHVIVRWFSKLLQLALRHRVITLLAAISIFVAAGVLTPLMKMGQGIDANENLVFATIEMPTGSTLENTQKAAVAGEAALRGIPDVKDVFFFSSKESSEIFISLRPKSERAHDKEALTAEINDRLKAIPGIESISTAFGGQGTEAPIQLDIVGDDMEQMRKTAADVEGMLATIPGVNNIRNDFKEGKEKVTLVPKQEALSRLNVDPRSLLQQLSTMIGDQPITSITKDGIEVDVVAKMPDNWLKHPDQLHSLMISSRSGAAVPLSELVEWTYSKSPVVITRDKGERIVTVSAELQGSDLGTVGRQITEKLPTLAVPAGYRVDIAGKLKEQSANMTQGVFVFAGVLALIYVVMVAQFGRLSQPFIILLTIPMALVGVVIGFVLTQRIFGEMAMIGIIMLVGIVVSNAILLIDRINLLRGRGMKLADAIVQGTKERVRPVIMTKLTAILGMLPMALAMAEGSDLEAPLATAVISGLVFHTIVTLVLVPVLYSLFEGAKEKRMAKKAARQAKRLAKRAEKANLQPTQM, encoded by the coding sequence ATGAACAAGATGATTCTCTTTTTGCTGAAAAGGCGGCTGATTGTCTACCTCTTCACGTTTCTGATCGTGATTGCGGGAATCGGTTCCCTGTTTAGCTTCAACGTGGAGCTTGTGCCCAAGACGAACTTCCCCGTCCTTTCCGTCAACATTTCTGGCGGTTCGATCCCGCCGGAAGAGATGGAAGATAAAATTACGAAGAAAATCGAACAAGAACTCAAGTCGATTGCGGAAATCAAAGAATACTCCTCGACGACAGGCTCAGGCTCCGTCAATATCCGGATCACAGCCGAAGAAGGCAAGGGGGACAAAGTCAAGACGGATGTGCAAAACGCGGTCAACCGGCTGCGCAACGGCTTCCCGAAGTCAGTGGATCGGGTAGAAGTCAACCAGATGAACTTCGGAGACGACGCGTTGATCGACTATGCCCTTGTTGGCGCGGATCCGCAGGCGATGCTCAGCCTGGCGAAGACGACCATCAAAGACCGGATCGAGGCTGTTCCGGGAGTGAAGGAAGTCGAAATATCCGATCGCAGCTTTGAAAACCAGATCGCTGTCACATTGCGACCAGAGCTTTTGAGCGCCTACCGGACCACCCCGGCCGAAGTGATCTCGCAGCTCCAGGAAACGAACTGGAAGCAAGCGGTGGGGACGCTGGAGAATACCGGCTTCGACACGGTCGTGATGGTAGACGATACGTACAGCACCGTGCAGGAAATGGCGGAGCTGCCGATCGAGACGCCGAACGGGATCGTCACCTTGAATCAGCTGGCCACTGTCGAGGATTTGCGCGGGAAGGTGAAGGATTCGGTCGCATTGACGGACGGAAGTGTGTTCATTCACATGAGCGTGAAGCGCGCAGAAGGCAGCGATCTGATCACCACGCAAGGCAAGGTAGAGAATGTCGTCCGTGAAATCAATGCAGAGGCGAACGGCCAGTACCAAATGAAAGTCATGGTAGAAGCAGTCTCGTACATCCAGCACGCGGTGACCAATTTGAGCCGCGATGTCATGATCGGGGGCGCGCTTGCGATCATCATTCTGTTTGTTTTCCTGCGCAACTGGCGTGTGACGCTCGTCATTGCGACGACATTGCCCCTTTCCGCACTGATGACTTTTATCGCGATGAAATTGGGCGGCTACAACATCGACATGGTCACGCTGCTGTCGCTCAGCTTGTCGGTCGGTCTCATCGTCGATGCCGCGATCGTCGTGCTCGAGAGCATCTACCATTTCCGCGAAAAAGGAGAGACACTCACGCAGGCAATCGTAAAAGGAACCCGTGAAGTATTGACCCCGGTGTTTACATCGCAGCTTACGATTATTATCGTATTTTTGCCGCTGGTTTTTGCGGACTTCGAAGACTGGCTCAAGCCAATCCTGGCCACGATTGCCTTCACGGTATCTTCTGCCATTATCGCGTCGACCATCGCAGCCTTCTTCTTCGTTCCTGTCTTCTCCGACCGCTTCTTGCAGAAGGACAAGAAGATCTCGCTGGAAGGAGAAGCAAAGGAGCACGTCATCGTCCGCTGGTTTAGCAAGCTGCTTCAGCTGGCGCTCCGCCATCGGGTGATCACCTTGCTGGCCGCAATATCGATCTTCGTCGCGGCCGGTGTGCTCACTCCGCTGATGAAGATGGGGCAGGGTATCGATGCCAATGAAAACCTGGTGTTTGCCACCATAGAGATGCCGACCGGCTCGACGCTGGAAAACACGCAGAAGGCGGCGGTGGCGGGCGAAGCCGCACTGCGGGGCATCCCGGACGTAAAAGACGTATTCTTCTTCTCGTCGAAGGAAAGCTCGGAAATTTTTATCTCACTTCGTCCAAAAAGCGAACGGGCGCACGATAAAGAAGCGCTGACTGCGGAGATAAACGACCGGCTCAAGGCGATCCCCGGGATCGAATCGATCTCGACCGCATTCGGCGGGCAAGGGACGGAAGCCCCGATCCAGCTCGACATCGTCGGCGATGACATGGAGCAAATGCGCAAGACTGCCGCGGACGTAGAAGGAATGCTCGCGACGATTCCAGGCGTCAACAACATTCGCAACGACTTCAAGGAAGGCAAGGAAAAAGTGACGCTCGTTCCGAAGCAGGAGGCATTGTCGCGTCTAAACGTAGACCCGCGCTCACTGCTTCAGCAGCTCAGCACGATGATTGGCGACCAACCGATCACTTCCATTACGAAGGACGGTATCGAGGTGGATGTCGTCGCCAAAATGCCGGATAACTGGCTGAAGCACCCGGACCAATTGCACAGCCTGATGATCAGCAGCAGAAGCGGAGCCGCCGTACCGCTGTCGGAACTGGTGGAATGGACGTACAGCAAATCGCCGGTCGTCATCACGCGTGACAAAGGAGAGAGGATCGTCACTGTGTCCGCCGAATTGCAAGGCAGCGATCTGGGAACGGTGGGCAGGCAAATCACGGAGAAACTGCCGACACTTGCGGTTCCTGCGGGGTACCGGGTCGACATCGCGGGCAAGCTCAAAGAGCAGAGCGCCAACATGACACAGGGTGTCTTCGTCTTTGCCGGTGTCCTCGCCCTGATCTACGTGGTCATGGTCGCACAGTTCGGACGCCTTTCCCAGCCGTTCATCATCCTGCTGACGATTCCGATGGCCCTGGTAGGGGTCGTCATCGGCTTCGTCCTCACGCAGCGGATATTCGGCGAAATGGCAATGATCGGGATCATCATGCTGGTCGGAATCGTGGTATCCAACGCCATTCTCCTGATCGACCGGATCAACCTGCTGCGGGGGCGCGGCATGAAACTGGCTGATGCGATCGTGCAGGGCACGAAGGAGCGGGTTCGCCCGGTCATCATGACGAAATTGACCGCCATTTTGGGCATGCTGCCGATGGCGCTGGCAATGGCGGAAGGCTCCGATCTGGAAGCGCCGCTCGCGACGGCTGTCATTTCGGGGCTGGTCTTCCACACCATCGTGACGCTTGTCCTCGTGCCTGTCCTGTATTCGCTCTTTGAAGGGGCGAAAGAAAAACGAATGGCCAAGAAAGCGGCGCGCCAGGCCAAGAGACTGGCCAAGCGGGCGGAAAAGGCCAACCTGCAGCCGACCCAAATGTAA
- a CDS encoding SDR family oxidoreductase, translating to MDLQLKGKTAIVLASSKGLGRATAICLAQEGANVTICGRDEAALSAVRAEIEKETGRAPLAVTVDVTKEADIKRVVDETVRQFGGVHILINNSGGPTPGTFDQLSDEHWIRAFELNLLSYVRAIRAVLPHMRAEQFGRIVNFASSSFKQPLDNLILSNTFRTGVLGLAKTLSAELGPDGILINTIGPGRIATDRVKQLDEIAAEKHGKDADEVRRQSEAMIPLGRYGQPDEFARMATFLASPANSYVTGQSFLVDGGLVRAI from the coding sequence ATGGATCTGCAATTGAAGGGCAAGACGGCGATCGTACTCGCCTCATCGAAAGGGCTGGGAAGGGCGACCGCCATTTGTCTGGCGCAGGAAGGGGCCAACGTGACGATATGCGGGCGCGACGAGGCAGCGTTGTCCGCTGTCCGCGCCGAGATCGAAAAGGAAACGGGGCGGGCACCCCTGGCCGTAACTGTTGACGTGACCAAAGAAGCGGACATCAAGCGGGTGGTGGACGAGACGGTTCGCCAGTTCGGGGGCGTACATATTTTGATCAACAATTCGGGAGGACCTACGCCAGGCACGTTTGACCAGCTCAGCGACGAGCACTGGATCCGTGCGTTCGAGCTCAATCTGCTCAGCTATGTGCGTGCGATTCGAGCCGTATTGCCGCACATGAGAGCCGAACAATTCGGCCGGATCGTCAACTTCGCGTCCTCTTCGTTCAAGCAGCCGCTGGACAATCTGATCCTGTCCAACACGTTCCGCACAGGGGTGCTGGGCCTGGCAAAAACGCTGTCCGCTGAGCTCGGCCCCGACGGTATTTTGATCAATACGATCGGTCCCGGCCGAATTGCGACGGACCGTGTGAAGCAGCTGGACGAAATAGCAGCCGAGAAGCACGGCAAGGATGCCGATGAGGTGCGCCGCCAATCGGAAGCAATGATTCCGCTCGGCCGGTATGGTCAGCCGGACGAGTTTGCCCGCATGGCGACATTTTTGGCTTCCCCTGCCAACAGTTACGTGACCGGTCAGTCCTTCCTCGTAGATGGCGGATTGGTGCGGGCCATCTAG
- a CDS encoding YajQ family cyclic di-GMP-binding protein produces the protein MSKESSFDIVSKVDLSEVNNAIQTALKEIENRFDFKGSKSKITLEKEELVLVSDDEFKLSQVKDILLGKLVKRDVPIKNLDYGKVEPAAGGTVRQHVKLVQGIDKENAKKINAIIKDTGLKVKTQIQDDQIRVTGKSKDELQGIITAIRKADLPLEVQFINYR, from the coding sequence ATGAGTAAAGAAAGCTCGTTTGACATCGTGTCGAAAGTCGATCTCTCCGAAGTAAACAACGCCATTCAAACAGCCCTCAAGGAAATCGAGAACCGCTTCGACTTCAAAGGAAGCAAAAGCAAGATTACGCTCGAGAAGGAAGAGCTCGTCCTCGTCTCGGACGACGAATTCAAGCTGAGCCAGGTCAAGGATATCCTGCTCGGAAAGCTGGTCAAACGGGATGTACCCATCAAGAATCTGGACTACGGCAAAGTGGAACCGGCCGCAGGCGGCACGGTGCGTCAGCACGTCAAGCTGGTCCAGGGCATCGACAAGGAAAATGCGAAAAAGATCAATGCCATCATCAAGGATACCGGCCTGAAAGTGAAGACGCAAATTCAGGATGACCAGATCCGCGTGACGGGAAAGAGCAAAGACGAGCTCCAGGGAATCATCACCGCGATCCGCAAAGCAGATCTCCCGCTGGAAGTCCAATTCATAAACTATCGATAA
- a CDS encoding AMP-binding protein, producing the protein MLRNITIGDLLDETAGRYPEKEALVYQERGLRYSFAEFQGICNQAARGFMSLGIQKGENIAIWATNVPEWVISQYATAKMGAVLVTVNTSYRTHELEYLLRQSEATTLLLIDSYRDANYLAMIRDICPELDTAKPGELCAERLPHLKNVIYIGDERQPGMFLWSDLLKRSASVSEEERIARQRTLEPDDVINMQYTSGTTGFPKGVMLSHNNIVNNAVKVAGCQRLGPEDRVCIPVPFFHCFGCVMGTLACVATGATMVPVTAFDPGLVLSVVEKERCTALYGVPTMFIAELNHPSFGERDLSSLRTGIMAGSLCPTEVMKSVIDKMGIRDITIAYGQTESSPVITQTVPEDSFERKVTTVGRVHEGVEAKVIDPVTGDTLPPGVQGELCTRGYLVMKGYYNMPEQTAKAIDSDGWLHTGDLATVDEEGYFRITGRLKDMIIRGGENIYPREVEEFLYTHPKILDVQIVGVPDPLYGEQVLACIRVRPGEALTEEEVLRYCEGKIARFKIPKYIRFMDEYPMTASGKIQKFKLREQAIHDLGLQAASDTETA; encoded by the coding sequence ATGCTGCGCAACATCACGATTGGGGATTTGTTGGACGAAACAGCCGGACGATATCCAGAGAAAGAAGCGCTCGTCTACCAGGAAAGGGGACTGCGGTACTCGTTTGCCGAGTTCCAGGGGATATGCAACCAGGCAGCAAGGGGGTTCATGTCGCTAGGGATCCAAAAAGGGGAGAATATCGCGATCTGGGCGACCAATGTGCCCGAGTGGGTCATCTCCCAGTACGCGACAGCGAAAATGGGAGCCGTGCTGGTAACGGTGAATACCAGCTACCGGACACATGAGCTCGAATATTTGCTGCGGCAGTCGGAGGCGACGACCTTGCTGCTCATCGATTCGTACCGCGATGCAAACTACCTTGCCATGATCCGCGACATTTGCCCCGAGCTGGACACGGCAAAACCGGGCGAGCTTTGTGCTGAGCGCCTGCCTCACTTGAAGAACGTCATTTACATAGGGGATGAGCGTCAGCCAGGCATGTTTTTGTGGAGCGATTTGCTGAAGCGTTCCGCCTCGGTCAGCGAGGAGGAGCGGATTGCAAGACAGCGGACGCTCGAGCCCGACGACGTCATCAACATGCAGTACACCTCTGGGACTACGGGCTTCCCCAAAGGCGTGATGCTTTCACATAACAACATTGTCAACAACGCTGTCAAAGTCGCGGGATGTCAGCGTCTGGGCCCGGAAGACAGGGTGTGCATACCCGTTCCGTTTTTTCACTGCTTTGGCTGTGTGATGGGGACGTTGGCGTGCGTAGCCACAGGGGCGACAATGGTGCCCGTGACGGCGTTCGATCCGGGTCTCGTGCTTTCCGTTGTAGAAAAAGAGCGGTGTACGGCCCTGTATGGAGTCCCGACCATGTTTATTGCGGAGCTCAATCACCCGAGCTTCGGAGAACGGGATCTCAGCTCCTTGCGTACGGGAATCATGGCTGGCTCTCTCTGTCCGACTGAGGTCATGAAAAGCGTGATCGATAAAATGGGAATTCGCGATATTACCATTGCTTATGGACAGACGGAGTCATCCCCGGTCATTACCCAGACGGTCCCGGAAGACTCGTTTGAGCGCAAAGTGACGACAGTCGGACGAGTGCATGAAGGCGTCGAGGCGAAAGTCATTGATCCTGTGACAGGTGATACCTTGCCGCCCGGTGTCCAGGGAGAGCTATGCACGCGAGGCTACCTCGTCATGAAAGGCTACTACAATATGCCGGAGCAGACGGCCAAGGCCATCGACTCGGACGGATGGCTGCATACCGGCGATCTCGCTACCGTGGATGAGGAGGGGTATTTCCGGATCACGGGAAGGCTCAAGGACATGATTATCCGCGGCGGTGAAAATATTTATCCGCGCGAGGTCGAGGAGTTTTTGTACACGCATCCGAAAATTTTGGACGTCCAAATCGTCGGGGTCCCGGATCCGCTGTACGGCGAGCAGGTGCTGGCATGCATCCGCGTCAGACCGGGGGAAGCATTGACAGAAGAAGAAGTGCTCCGTTACTGCGAGGGAAAGATCGCACGATTCAAAATACCGAAGTACATCCGGTTCATGGACGAATACCCGATGACCGCCTCCGGAAAAATCCAAAAGTTCAAACTGCGCGAGCAAGCAATCCACGACTTGGGTCTGCAGGCGGCGAGCGATACGGAAACTGCGTAA
- a CDS encoding GNAT family N-acetyltransferase translates to MDIRKLGPEDAEAFAAVRLEALKNDPDAFGSTYGYEKNRPMEEWRARLSPANEGENGYFGAFADGEIVGTIGYFRHKGTKARHKAAIVSMYVRQDHRGTGMAAGLMQAALEYLKGLGDIDQVQLAVVSSNPAAVRFYEKMGFQVYGQEKRALKAGDRFFDETHMYLLL, encoded by the coding sequence GTGGATATCAGAAAATTGGGACCGGAGGATGCGGAAGCATTTGCCGCGGTCAGGCTCGAGGCGTTAAAAAACGATCCAGACGCTTTTGGATCGACTTATGGATATGAGAAAAACCGCCCGATGGAGGAATGGCGTGCCAGACTCTCGCCTGCAAACGAAGGGGAGAACGGATATTTCGGTGCTTTTGCCGATGGTGAAATCGTCGGGACGATTGGTTACTTCCGGCATAAAGGGACAAAAGCACGGCACAAGGCGGCGATCGTTTCCATGTATGTGCGCCAGGATCACCGGGGTACGGGCATGGCGGCCGGATTGATGCAGGCCGCGCTAGAGTACTTGAAGGGGCTGGGGGATATAGACCAGGTGCAGCTTGCCGTCGTCAGCTCCAACCCGGCTGCCGTACGCTTCTACGAAAAGATGGGCTTTCAGGTGTACGGACAGGAAAAACGGGCGCTGAAGGCAGGAGACCGCTTTTTCGACGAGACGCACATGTACCTGCTGTTGTAA
- the leuD gene encoding 3-isopropylmalate dehydratase small subunit → MNPFVVHTGLVAPLDRVNVDTDAIIPKQFLKRIERSGFGQFLFYEWRFNVDGTPIDSFVLNTPAYKDSTILLARNNFGCGSSREHAPWALTDYGFRAVIAPSFADIFYNNCFKNGFLPIKLSEEQVDELFKRAESREGYQLTIDLQEQVVKDSEGLSYPFEVDSYRRYCLLNGLDDIGITLQYEDKIAAYEASR, encoded by the coding sequence ATGAACCCATTTGTTGTCCATACCGGTCTCGTAGCCCCGCTCGACCGTGTAAACGTAGATACAGACGCGATCATCCCGAAACAATTCCTGAAGCGCATCGAGCGCAGCGGCTTTGGCCAATTCCTCTTCTACGAGTGGCGCTTCAACGTCGACGGCACTCCGATTGATTCGTTCGTTCTGAATACACCGGCCTACAAGGATTCGACCATTCTGCTCGCCCGAAACAACTTCGGCTGCGGCTCCTCCCGCGAGCACGCCCCTTGGGCTCTGACGGATTACGGCTTCCGCGCGGTCATCGCTCCGTCTTTTGCGGACATCTTTTACAACAACTGCTTCAAAAACGGCTTTTTGCCCATCAAGCTGAGCGAAGAGCAAGTCGATGAACTGTTCAAGCGGGCAGAGAGCCGGGAAGGCTACCAGCTGACGATCGATCTGCAGGAGCAGGTCGTAAAAGACAGCGAAGGACTCTCCTACCCGTTCGAGGTAGACTCCTACCGCCGCTATTGCTTGCTGAACGGCCTGGACGATATCGGCATTACCCTGCAATATGAAGACAAAATCGCGGCATACGAGGCAAGCCGCTAA
- the leuC gene encoding 3-isopropylmalate dehydratase large subunit — protein sequence MKARTMFEKIWDNHVIHEEPGKPSLLYIDLHLVHEVTSPQAFEGLRLAGRKVRRPELTFATMDHNVPTADRFNVKDPISRQQMETLTENCKEFGITLADLNSPDQGIVHVIGPELGLTLPGKTIVCGDSHTSTHGAFGALAFGIGTSEVEHVLATQCLQQSKPKTMEVRVNGDLPFGVTAKDLILAIIAKYGTDFATGYVIEYTGAAIRKLTMEERMTVCNMTIEGGARAGLIAPDQTTFDYLKGKRYAPQGEDFLAAVEAWKQLCTDEGAQYDTVVEIDASEIAPQVTWGTSPGMGTNINSVVPDPESFETVSQRKAAQDALAYMGLTPGTPMSEIKIDRVFIGSCTNGRIEDLRAAAAVAKGRKVSPHVHAMVVPGSQAVKQLAEQEGLHLIFQEAGFDWRESGCSMCLAMNPDILSEGERCASTSNRNFEGRQGRGGRTHLVSPEMAAAAAIAGHFVDVREWKNENVSKEVFQ from the coding sequence ATGAAAGCTCGCACCATGTTTGAAAAAATTTGGGACAATCACGTGATTCACGAGGAACCGGGCAAACCAAGCCTGCTGTACATTGATCTGCATCTGGTTCATGAAGTAACCTCCCCGCAAGCGTTTGAAGGACTCCGCTTGGCAGGCCGCAAAGTGCGCCGCCCGGAGCTGACATTCGCTACGATGGACCACAACGTTCCAACCGCTGACCGCTTCAACGTAAAAGATCCGATCTCCCGTCAGCAGATGGAAACGTTGACTGAAAACTGCAAAGAGTTCGGCATTACCCTGGCCGATCTCAACAGCCCTGACCAAGGGATCGTTCACGTCATCGGGCCTGAGCTCGGTTTGACCCTCCCTGGCAAGACGATCGTCTGCGGCGACAGCCACACCTCCACGCACGGTGCATTCGGAGCCCTCGCTTTCGGGATCGGGACGAGCGAAGTGGAGCACGTACTGGCGACCCAATGCTTGCAGCAATCCAAGCCGAAAACGATGGAAGTACGCGTGAACGGCGATCTGCCATTTGGCGTAACCGCAAAAGACTTAATTTTGGCCATTATCGCAAAGTACGGCACTGATTTTGCTACCGGATACGTCATTGAGTATACAGGCGCTGCCATTCGCAAGCTGACGATGGAAGAGCGCATGACCGTCTGCAACATGACGATCGAAGGCGGCGCGCGTGCCGGACTGATCGCTCCTGACCAAACGACGTTTGACTACTTGAAAGGAAAGCGCTACGCTCCTCAAGGCGAAGACTTCCTGGCTGCCGTGGAAGCTTGGAAGCAGCTGTGCACGGACGAAGGTGCCCAGTACGACACGGTCGTGGAAATCGATGCGTCCGAGATTGCTCCGCAGGTCACTTGGGGCACCAGCCCTGGCATGGGTACGAACATCAACAGCGTCGTGCCGGATCCGGAATCCTTCGAGACGGTATCGCAGCGCAAGGCCGCTCAAGACGCCCTCGCCTATATGGGGCTGACGCCTGGCACACCGATGAGTGAGATCAAAATCGACCGCGTGTTCATCGGTTCCTGTACGAACGGCCGCATCGAAGACCTCCGCGCTGCTGCGGCGGTAGCCAAAGGTCGCAAGGTCTCCCCTCACGTACACGCGATGGTGGTTCCCGGCTCCCAAGCCGTGAAACAGCTCGCTGAGCAAGAAGGCTTGCACCTCATCTTTCAGGAAGCCGGTTTTGACTGGCGCGAATCCGGATGCTCGATGTGCCTGGCGATGAACCCGGATATCCTGTCGGAAGGCGAGCGCTGCGCATCCACTTCCAACCGCAACTTCGAAGGCCGTCAAGGACGCGGCGGACGCACACACCTGGTCAGCCCTGAAATGGCAGCCGCAGCAGCCATCGCCGGTCACTTTGTAGACGTGCGCGAATGGAAAAATGAGAACGTGAGCAAGGAGGTATTCCAATGA
- a CDS encoding LysR family transcriptional regulator codes for MELRQVRYVLAVAEERSFSRAANRLHLAQPSLSQQIAKLEKLLGVSLFHRLPQHVELTDAGQRFVQVAQTLVDMSEGLEREMRAYAVGESGKLLVGSLPITGAYVLPRVISTFTKQFPGVELQLMEDTSSHLEQLLVRGKIDVSLLTMPISDPSLEIIPAINEDIYLALPQQHPLADREEIDLAEVADQPFILLKEGQGFRTISLRLCEQAGFRPRIVFESSNIQTVQSLVAAGMGLSFAPKMIALAPGTVDPPVYVRLTSKPYRTLVVAYRKDRPLSRPGEAFVQSLVEQGGHI; via the coding sequence ATGGAGTTACGACAAGTTCGCTATGTGCTCGCCGTCGCGGAAGAACGCAGTTTTTCCCGCGCAGCAAACCGATTGCATCTGGCTCAGCCCTCGCTTAGCCAACAGATCGCCAAACTGGAAAAATTGCTCGGAGTGAGCTTGTTTCATCGATTGCCGCAGCATGTAGAATTGACGGATGCAGGCCAACGATTCGTCCAGGTGGCGCAGACGCTTGTGGACATGTCGGAAGGACTGGAGCGCGAGATGCGGGCGTACGCAGTAGGGGAGAGCGGAAAGCTGCTCGTAGGCAGCCTGCCCATAACCGGTGCGTACGTATTGCCCCGGGTGATTTCGACCTTCACCAAGCAATTTCCGGGGGTCGAACTCCAACTGATGGAGGATACCTCCAGCCATTTGGAGCAGCTGCTTGTCCGTGGGAAAATTGACGTCAGCTTGCTGACCATGCCGATCAGTGATCCGTCTCTGGAAATCATACCGGCGATCAACGAAGACATTTATTTGGCGCTTCCGCAGCAGCATCCTCTGGCGGATCGGGAAGAGATCGATCTCGCCGAGGTAGCGGATCAACCGTTTATTTTGCTGAAGGAAGGGCAAGGCTTTCGGACCATTTCGCTGCGGCTTTGTGAACAGGCGGGGTTTCGACCGCGGATCGTATTCGAGAGCAGCAATATTCAAACGGTGCAATCGCTGGTAGCTGCCGGCATGGGCCTTTCCTTCGCGCCGAAAATGATTGCGCTTGCGCCGGGGACAGTTGATCCTCCCGTCTATGTACGTCTGACATCCAAGCCGTATCGCACGCTGGTCGTCGCCTATCGCAAGGACAGGCCGTTGTCCCGCCCTGGCGAGGCATTTGTCCAGTCTCTCGTCGAGCAGGGCGGGCATATTTGA